A region of Fusarium keratoplasticum isolate Fu6.1 chromosome 6, whole genome shotgun sequence DNA encodes the following proteins:
- a CDS encoding Methyltransf-2 domain-containing protein translates to MALPSKQEVNDLVNGLAQAAQAYSDAPDLNGYMSRVHVLEKARALTNALITPDQKPNYHGLNIAELVAIRTFMRLKVLDAIPASGSISLKDLSQATGVQDSLLERMGRVLVASGFLDQTEPDGGEYKHTKFSLAYILDKPAPGHLFLAMYDEWFKHMHNFDDYLVSKGKFQEPQDPLYNPYTAYYKQEGTPVWSIMMQHPERFQAFQTGMSGIDVAIPVTGHFDFSSLKNTAEEETKGAVELVDVGGGEGVVLNKILEAHPDLTPKNCVLQERQEVIQLARRNENLPESVQLVEHDFMEEQPIKGAKAYFMRMILHDYADPTSTQILSRLAEAMSPDSRVLICEMVLPPRVGEADFASAVLDQAVMTMGGKERTEEGFKKILEAAGLELVHTWRVPGVPGGCVEGRLKRAS, encoded by the exons ATGGCCCTCCCTAGCAAACAGGAAGTCAATGACCTTGTGAATGGCCTTGCACAGGCTGCTCAGGCATACTCTGATGCTCCGGACCTTAATGGGTACATGTCCCGCGTGCACGTTCTGGAAAAAGCCAGGGCACTCACAAATGCCCTCATCACGCCAGACCAGAAACCAAACTACCATGGCCTCAAT ATCGCAGAGCTGGTCGCCATCCGAACCTTCATGAGgctcaaggtcctcgacgCTATCCCCGCAAGTGGCTCCATATCCCTCAAAGACCTCTCCCAGGCCACCGGCGTGCAAGATTCGCTCCTTG AGCGTATGGGACGCGTCCTCG TCGCTTccggcttcctcgaccagACCGAGCCCGATGGCGGAGAGTACAAGCATACCAAGTTCTCCCTAGCATACATCCTGGACAAGCCTGCCCCTGGGCACTTGTTCCTCGCCAT GTACGACGAATGGTTCAAACACATGCACAACTTTGACGACTACCTTGTCTCGAAAGGCAAGTTTCAAGAACCTCAGGACCCCCTATACAACCCGTACACTGCCTACTACAAGCAAGAGGGAACCCCTGTTTGGAGCATCATGATGCAGCACCCCGAGCGGTTCCAGGCCTTTCAGACTGGTATGTCAGGCATTGACGTTGCAATTCCGGTTACTGGTCACTTTGACTTTAGCTCGCTCAAGAATACTGCTGAAGAGGAGACCAAGGGGGCCGTGGAGCTTGTCGATGTCGGGGGCGGCGAGGGAGTGGTTCTTAACAAGATTCTGGAGGCTCACCCTGACCTCACACCCAAGAATTGTGTACTTCAGGAACGCCAAGAGGTTATCCAACTTGCCAGGAGAAACGAGAACCTCCCTGAAAGTGTCCAGCTTGTCGAACACGACTTCATGGAAGAACAGCCCATTAAAG GTGCTAAAGCCTACTTCATGCGCATGATACTTCACGATTACGCCGACCCAACCAGTACCCAAATACTCTCCCGCCTTGCCGAAGCAATGTCCCCCGACTCCCGAGTCCTCATCTGCGAGATGGTCCTACCTCCACGCGTGGGAGAAGCAGACTTTGCTTCTGCTGTCCTTGACCAAGCTGTTATGACCATGGGAGGCAAGGAGCGAACGGAAGAGGGTTTCAAGAAGATTCTGGAGGCTGCTGGTCTCGAACTCGTCCATACCTGGCGTGTTCCCGGGGTCCCTGGTGGGTGTGTAGAGGGGAGACT